A window of the Narcine bancroftii isolate sNarBan1 chromosome 4, sNarBan1.hap1, whole genome shotgun sequence genome harbors these coding sequences:
- the lamp5 gene encoding lysosome-associated membrane glycoprotein 5: METGRKHHFTPALHVLAFILNLLPVVGAEQETENLSGLSTDPNKDIFVVRENGTTCLMAEFAAKFIVAYDARASNYVDLITEQADISIPRSAKVRGKCGRNESELQISWADGAYSFKLYFVQEVRNISTRQEHFWKVSKVQFVYDLSESTHFKDAANLGRHTATSRHLSLFVTPLGKSYKCEAQETISLISSDHQKVVAILLFQIHIQPFSIKRDFIFSEASACIVDQQEELEETLPLILGLTLGLIIVVILSVYHIHHKLTATSQIQIPSDQSEYKHM, translated from the exons ATCTCCTTCCGGTGGTCGGTGCGGAACAAGAGACAGAGAACCTTTCAGGTCTTTCCACTGATCCCAATAAAGACATTTTTGTGGTTCGGGAAAATGGAACAACGTGCCTGATGGCGGAGTTTGCAGCAAAATTTATTGTCGCCTACGATGCACGGGCCAGTAACTACGTAGAT CTCATTACAGAACAAGCTGACATTTCAATTCCACGAAGCGCAAAAGTTAGAGGAAAATGCGGGCGTAACGAGTCTGAACTGCAGATTTCCTGGGCTGACGGAGCATACAGTTTTAAACTCTACTTTGTGCAG GAGGTGCGCAACATATCTACAAGGCAAGAACACTTCTGGAAAGTCAGTAAGGTTCAGTTCGTTTATGATTTATCTGAATCCACCCACTTTAAAGATGCAGCCAACC TTGGGAGGCACACAGCTACTTCTCGCCACCTTTCTCTCTTTGTGACCCCGCTTGGTAAATCGTACAAGTGCGAGGCTCAGGAAACCATTTCCCTCATCTCCAGTGATCATCAGAAAGTGGTTGCCattcttttatttcaaatccaCATCCAGCCGTTCAGCATCAAGCGCGACTTCATATTTAGCGAAG CTTCTGCTTGCATTGTGGACCAACAGGAAGAGTTAGAGGAGACTCTCCCCCTAATACTGGGACTGACATTGGGACTCATCATCGTGGTAATTTTATCGGTCTATCACATTCACCATAAACTCACAGCTACCAGCCAAATTCAGATACCTAGCGACCAATCTGAGTACAAGCACATGTGA